The Macadamia integrifolia cultivar HAES 741 unplaced genomic scaffold, SCU_Mint_v3 scaffold816, whole genome shotgun sequence genome has a window encoding:
- the LOC122070075 gene encoding putative leucine-rich repeat receptor-like serine/threonine-protein kinase At2g24130 isoform X5, which translates to MWAGHCVTPQRSSVLSFPTFFSNNRNPFFPPKPLILFLGNQSQGRDVQPIFLHLCSTKRAKPTKFQTTCMDMELSSSLGHDSLLKSWKLDRNNISGTIPSDFGNLKILVSFDLYLNDFSGSILDSLGKLTKLRFLYRGAAGL; encoded by the exons ATGTGGGCCGGACACTGTGTTACACCGCAAAGGAGCTCAGTCCTCTCTTTCCCTACCTTCTTTTCCAACAATCGAAaccctttttttcccccaaaaccTCTGATCCTTTTTCTTGGGAACCAAAGCCAAGGCCGTGACGTGCAACCCATCTTCCTCCACCTTTGCTCGACCAAGAGAGCCAAGCCCACTAAGTTTCAAACCACTTGCATGGATATGGAGCTTTCTTCATCTCTGGGTCACGATTCTTTGTTGAAATCATG GAAGCTTGATAGGAATAACATCAGTGGAACTATTCCCAGTGACTTTGGGAATCTGAAAATTTTGGTTAGCTTCGATCTCTATTTGAATGACTTCTCTGGTTCCATTCTTGACAGCTTGGGGAAGCTGACAAAGCTGCGGTTCCT gtaccgtgGTGCTGCTGGGTTGTGA
- the LOC122070075 gene encoding putative leucine-rich repeat receptor-like serine/threonine-protein kinase At2g24130 isoform X2 — translation MWAGHCVTPQRSSVLSFPTFFSNNRNPFFPPKPLILFLGNQSQGRDVQPIFLHLCSTKRAKPTKFQTTCMDMELSSSLGHDSLLKSWKLDRNNISGTIPSDFGNLKILVSFDLYLNDFSGSILDSLGKLTKLRFLYPILLMVKMSQHYKEVTRKLKYRAWEPWIQTRRT, via the exons ATGTGGGCCGGACACTGTGTTACACCGCAAAGGAGCTCAGTCCTCTCTTTCCCTACCTTCTTTTCCAACAATCGAAaccctttttttcccccaaaaccTCTGATCCTTTTTCTTGGGAACCAAAGCCAAGGCCGTGACGTGCAACCCATCTTCCTCCACCTTTGCTCGACCAAGAGAGCCAAGCCCACTAAGTTTCAAACCACTTGCATGGATATGGAGCTTTCTTCATCTCTGGGTCACGATTCTTTGTTGAAATCATG GAAGCTTGATAGGAATAACATCAGTGGAACTATTCCCAGTGACTTTGGGAATCTGAAAATTTTGGTTAGCTTCGATCTCTATTTGAATGACTTCTCTGGTTCCATTCTTGACAGCTTGGGGAAGCTGACAAAGCTGCGGTTCCT GTATCCGATACTCTTAATGGTCAAAATGAGTCAGCACTACAAG gAAGTAACTCGGAAACTCAAATATAGAGCTTGGGAGCCTTGGATTCAAACAAGGAGGACTTAA
- the LOC122070075 gene encoding putative leucine-rich repeat receptor-like serine/threonine-protein kinase At2g24130 isoform X4 — protein sequence MWAGHCVTPQRSSVLSFPTFFSNNRNPFFPPKPLILFLGNQSQGRDVQPIFLHLCSTKRAKPTKFQTTCMDMELSSSLGHDSLLKSWKLDRNNISGTIPSDFGNLKILVSFDLYLNDFSGSILDSLGKLTKLRFLYPILLMVKMSQHYKMMM from the exons ATGTGGGCCGGACACTGTGTTACACCGCAAAGGAGCTCAGTCCTCTCTTTCCCTACCTTCTTTTCCAACAATCGAAaccctttttttcccccaaaaccTCTGATCCTTTTTCTTGGGAACCAAAGCCAAGGCCGTGACGTGCAACCCATCTTCCTCCACCTTTGCTCGACCAAGAGAGCCAAGCCCACTAAGTTTCAAACCACTTGCATGGATATGGAGCTTTCTTCATCTCTGGGTCACGATTCTTTGTTGAAATCATG GAAGCTTGATAGGAATAACATCAGTGGAACTATTCCCAGTGACTTTGGGAATCTGAAAATTTTGGTTAGCTTCGATCTCTATTTGAATGACTTCTCTGGTTCCATTCTTGACAGCTTGGGGAAGCTGACAAAGCTGCGGTTCCT GTATCCGATACTCTTAATGGTCAAAATGAGTCAGCACTACAAG atgatgatgtag
- the LOC122070075 gene encoding putative leucine-rich repeat receptor-like serine/threonine-protein kinase At2g24130 isoform X3, giving the protein MWAGHCVTPQRSSVLSFPTFFSNNRNPFFPPKPLILFLGNQSQGRDVQPIFLHLCSTKRAKPTKFQTTCMDMELSSSLGHDSLLKSWKLDRNNISGTIPSDFGNLKILVSFDLYLNDFSGSILDSLGKLTKLRFLYPILLMVKMSQHYKVPWCCWVVTLLPLAPSTE; this is encoded by the exons ATGTGGGCCGGACACTGTGTTACACCGCAAAGGAGCTCAGTCCTCTCTTTCCCTACCTTCTTTTCCAACAATCGAAaccctttttttcccccaaaaccTCTGATCCTTTTTCTTGGGAACCAAAGCCAAGGCCGTGACGTGCAACCCATCTTCCTCCACCTTTGCTCGACCAAGAGAGCCAAGCCCACTAAGTTTCAAACCACTTGCATGGATATGGAGCTTTCTTCATCTCTGGGTCACGATTCTTTGTTGAAATCATG GAAGCTTGATAGGAATAACATCAGTGGAACTATTCCCAGTGACTTTGGGAATCTGAAAATTTTGGTTAGCTTCGATCTCTATTTGAATGACTTCTCTGGTTCCATTCTTGACAGCTTGGGGAAGCTGACAAAGCTGCGGTTCCT GTATCCGATACTCTTAATGGTCAAAATGAGTCAGCACTACAAG gtaccgtgGTGCTGCTGGGTTGTGACTCTACTTCCTTTGGCCCCGAGTACGGAGTGA
- the LOC122070075 gene encoding receptor-like protein 35 isoform X1, with protein MWAGHCVTPQRSSVLSFPTFFSNNRNPFFPPKPLILFLGNQSQGRDVQPIFLHLCSTKRAKPTKFQTTCMDMELSSSLGHDSLLKSWKLDRNNISGTIPSDFGNLKILVSFDLYLNDFSGSILDSLGKLTKLRFLYPILLMVKMSQHYKFNAFLNTIFSSPPTVGLIVAVFLDNTLKVEK; from the exons ATGTGGGCCGGACACTGTGTTACACCGCAAAGGAGCTCAGTCCTCTCTTTCCCTACCTTCTTTTCCAACAATCGAAaccctttttttcccccaaaaccTCTGATCCTTTTTCTTGGGAACCAAAGCCAAGGCCGTGACGTGCAACCCATCTTCCTCCACCTTTGCTCGACCAAGAGAGCCAAGCCCACTAAGTTTCAAACCACTTGCATGGATATGGAGCTTTCTTCATCTCTGGGTCACGATTCTTTGTTGAAATCATG GAAGCTTGATAGGAATAACATCAGTGGAACTATTCCCAGTGACTTTGGGAATCTGAAAATTTTGGTTAGCTTCGATCTCTATTTGAATGACTTCTCTGGTTCCATTCTTGACAGCTTGGGGAAGCTGACAAAGCTGCGGTTCCT GTATCCGATACTCTTAATGGTCAAAATGAGTCAGCACTACAAG TTTAATGCATTCTTGAATACCATATTTTCATCACCACCAACGGTGGGGTTGATTGTTGCTGTGTTCCTTGACAACACATTGAAAGTGGAGAAGTGA
- the LOC122070075 gene encoding putative leucine-rich repeat receptor-like serine/threonine-protein kinase At2g24130 isoform X6, with product MWAGHCVTPQRSSVLSFPTFFSNNRNPFFPPKPLILFLGNQSQGRDVQPIFLHLCSTKRAKPTKFQTTCMDMELSSSLGHDSLLKSWKLDRNNISGTIPSDFGNLKILVSFDLYLNDFSGSILDSLGKLTKLRFL from the exons ATGTGGGCCGGACACTGTGTTACACCGCAAAGGAGCTCAGTCCTCTCTTTCCCTACCTTCTTTTCCAACAATCGAAaccctttttttcccccaaaaccTCTGATCCTTTTTCTTGGGAACCAAAGCCAAGGCCGTGACGTGCAACCCATCTTCCTCCACCTTTGCTCGACCAAGAGAGCCAAGCCCACTAAGTTTCAAACCACTTGCATGGATATGGAGCTTTCTTCATCTCTGGGTCACGATTCTTTGTTGAAATCATG GAAGCTTGATAGGAATAACATCAGTGGAACTATTCCCAGTGACTTTGGGAATCTGAAAATTTTGGTTAGCTTCGATCTCTATTTGAATGACTTCTCTGGTTCCATTCTTGACAGCTTGGGGAAGCTGACAAAGCTGCGGTTCCT atga
- the LOC122070075 gene encoding LRR receptor kinase BAK1-like isoform X7, whose amino-acid sequence MLIELKFVNDRKLDRNNISGTIPSDFGNLKILVSFDLYLNDFSGSILDSLGKLTKLRFLYPILLMVKMSQHYKFNAFLNTIFSSPPTVGLIVAVFLDNTLKVEK is encoded by the exons ATGCTTATAGAATTGAAGTTTGTTAATGACAGGAAGCTTGATAGGAATAACATCAGTGGAACTATTCCCAGTGACTTTGGGAATCTGAAAATTTTGGTTAGCTTCGATCTCTATTTGAATGACTTCTCTGGTTCCATTCTTGACAGCTTGGGGAAGCTGACAAAGCTGCGGTTCCT GTATCCGATACTCTTAATGGTCAAAATGAGTCAGCACTACAAG TTTAATGCATTCTTGAATACCATATTTTCATCACCACCAACGGTGGGGTTGATTGTTGCTGTGTTCCTTGACAACACATTGAAAGTGGAGAAGTGA